Proteins from one Patescibacteria group bacterium genomic window:
- a CDS encoding HAMP domain-containing histidine kinase — MAKIKTTFFLKQYQQVIYAIILIILIPLAIILNTIWSVKSFQRNIDISLQRQALLIGQVFDATVYQDIADTNELQAKVESLAQSNIGLTTFDVLAKEGENFKTIASLQAEKVGNSANDLNYIIAWHQDEAIATLVSGLAETGRADERFWELAMPLHSKTGDKEAILSLRLSLKLIDDLVKGTLTNSYIILAITIMIVILLLALNTRLFEHAILFKKLKEVDQMKDEFISIASHELRTPITTLKGFVSMALEGDYGNLNEQGTKGFKIMEASINRLGSLVEDLLNVSRIEQNRLIIKRLPLDTKAILNSLADEFEFRIKEKGLIFKKDLADDLPRIWADEDRFRQVVINLMGNAVKYTKQGEIELTAKASDKKFVTITVKDSGIGMTAQERQSLFEKFYRIQSDDTKGIVGTGLGLWITKQIVEILGGQIFVDSIKHVGSQFYFTIPIYNPLTHKQEENKK, encoded by the coding sequence ATGGCAAAAATAAAAACCACTTTTTTTCTAAAACAATATCAGCAGGTGATATATGCTATTATCCTGATTATTTTAATTCCTTTGGCTATTATTTTAAATACAATTTGGTCGGTCAAATCTTTTCAGAGAAATATTGATATTAGTTTGCAGAGACAGGCGCTGCTTATTGGACAGGTGTTTGATGCTACTGTATATCAAGACATAGCTGATACCAATGAATTGCAAGCCAAAGTAGAATCACTAGCTCAATCCAATATAGGGCTGACTACTTTTGATGTGTTGGCCAAAGAGGGAGAAAATTTTAAGACAATAGCCAGTTTGCAAGCGGAAAAAGTCGGGAATTCAGCTAATGATCTAAATTATATAATAGCTTGGCATCAGGATGAGGCAATTGCTACATTAGTATCTGGTTTGGCTGAGACCGGTAGAGCTGACGAACGTTTTTGGGAATTGGCTATGCCTCTTCATTCCAAAACAGGTGATAAGGAAGCGATACTCAGCTTACGTCTGTCGCTCAAATTGATTGATGACTTGGTCAAAGGAACGCTGACCAATTCTTATATTATCCTAGCTATTACCATAATGATTGTAATTTTGCTCTTGGCTTTGAATACTCGTCTGTTTGAGCACGCGATACTTTTTAAAAAACTCAAAGAGGTAGATCAGATGAAAGATGAATTTATTTCTATTGCTTCTCATGAGCTTAGAACTCCTATCACAACACTCAAAGGTTTTGTGTCTATGGCTTTGGAAGGTGACTATGGCAATTTGAATGAACAGGGTACCAAAGGTTTTAAAATCATGGAAGCGTCTATCAATCGTCTAGGTAGCCTGGTGGAGGATCTTTTAAATGTCAGTCGGATTGAACAAAACAGGTTGATTATCAAAAGGCTACCATTAGACACTAAAGCAATCCTAAATAGCTTGGCTGATGAATTTGAATTTAGAATAAAAGAAAAAGGACTGATTTTTAAAAAAGATCTAGCTGATGATTTGCCTCGTATTTGGGCTGATGAAGACAGGTTTAGGCAGGTGGTCATAAACTTAATGGGTAATGCGGTCAAATATACCAAGCAGGGTGAGATAGAGCTTACTGCTAAGGCCAGTGATAAAAAATTTGTCACTATTACTGTCAAAGATAGCGGTATTGGTATGACAGCTCAAGAAAGACAAAGTCTTTTTGAAAAATTTTATAGAATACAAAGTGATGATACCAAAGGTATTGTGGGCACTGGTCTGGGTTTATGGATTACCAAGCAAATTGTAGAAATACTAGGTGGTCAGATATTTGTAGATAGTATCAAACATGTGGGCAGTCAATTTTATTTTACAATACCAATATATAATCCATTGACTCATAAACAAGAGGAAAATAAAAAATAA
- a CDS encoding MFS transporter — MYFRSIVRSIGHYKINIIIKILIASDFIFWSSYQLFAPFFAIFVTDKIAGGGIETIGIAAALYLICKSLFEIPVGMYIDRSKSEKDDLFSAFLGTFLIGILYLGYLFITSVWELYLLQVLMGIAAAISYPGWCAIFTRHIDKGKEGFEWSLYDILSGIGMAGAAALGGFIIESFGFNSLFVLISIISIFSSFLLLLIKNQLYKK; from the coding sequence ATGTATTTTAGAAGTATAGTCAGATCAATTGGTCATTACAAAATAAATATTATAATCAAAATACTTATAGCTTCTGATTTTATATTTTGGTCTTCTTATCAACTTTTTGCTCCTTTTTTTGCTATTTTTGTGACTGATAAAATTGCCGGTGGTGGTATAGAAACAATCGGTATTGCCGCCGCCCTTTATTTGATTTGTAAATCTTTATTTGAGATACCAGTCGGCATGTATATTGATCGGTCAAAATCTGAGAAGGATGATTTATTTAGTGCTTTTTTGGGCACTTTTTTAATAGGAATTTTATATTTAGGCTATTTGTTTATTACTAGTGTTTGGGAGCTTTATTTACTTCAGGTGTTGATGGGAATAGCGGCGGCCATTTCTTATCCGGGCTGGTGTGCTATTTTTACTCGTCATATAGACAAGGGTAAAGAAGGTTTTGAGTGGAGTTTATACGACATCTTGTCAGGGATTGGTATGGCTGGAGCGGCGGCTTTGGGCGGGTTTATTATAGAAAGTTTTGGTTTTAATTCGTTGTTTGTTTTGATTTCTATTATTTCTATTTTCAGTAGCTTTTTGTTGTTACTTATCAAAAATCAGTTATATAAAAAATAG
- a CDS encoding ribulose-phosphate 3-epimerase yields MSKKIKIIPSILSKNKAEFTKHFKKISPYFNYVQIDIMDGQFVKEKNSITPDVVQYLTKKHNLEIHLMVDGVSKYVTRWVKLKNVKKIIWHYEANTDHDRILAINKFLKAKKIKTGLAINPNTPLYKIKDLIKYFDTIQVMGVTPGKQGQRFQPKSLKKIKALRSKYPKLNIEVDGAVNEQTFPAIKYAGANIVCPGSYFQKSKNIKESLKKIA; encoded by the coding sequence ATGTCTAAAAAAATCAAAATAATCCCCTCTATATTATCAAAAAATAAAGCTGAATTCACCAAACACTTCAAAAAAATCAGCCCCTATTTTAACTATGTTCAAATTGATATTATGGATGGTCAATTTGTAAAAGAAAAAAACTCTATCACTCCTGATGTAGTCCAATATCTAACTAAAAAACATAATTTAGAAATTCATCTAATGGTAGATGGCGTTAGTAAATATGTCACTCGTTGGGTCAAACTCAAAAATGTCAAAAAAATAATTTGGCACTATGAGGCCAATACTGACCATGACCGAATCCTGGCTATCAATAAATTCCTAAAGGCAAAAAAAATAAAAACAGGGCTAGCTATCAACCCCAATACACCGCTCTATAAAATAAAAGACCTAATAAAATATTTTGATACTATCCAAGTCATGGGTGTCACCCCTGGCAAGCAAGGTCAAAGATTCCAGCCCAAATCATTAAAAAAAATCAAAGCCCTGCGCAGTAAATATCCCAAATTAAATATAGAAGTAGATGGCGCCGTAAATGAGCAAACTTTCCCGGCAATTAAATATGCCGGTGCCAATATAGTTTGCCCCGGATCATACTTTCAAAAGTCTAAAAATATAAAAGAATCCCTCAAAAAAATAGCCTAA
- a CDS encoding RpiB/LacA/LacB family sugar-phosphate isomerase, translating into MTKIIYIAADHNGFKSKEYLKEYFDKKNITYTDLGNKKFQASDDYPGFAKAVAKKIQKDKNATGILLCGSGQGMCMTANKFKNIRAALGWSSAAARRARHDDDANIICLPAWRLNNEKSLQVVRAWLATDFGNLTRYKRRIKKINV; encoded by the coding sequence ATGACTAAAATCATCTACATCGCGGCCGACCACAATGGCTTTAAAAGTAAAGAATATTTAAAAGAATATTTTGATAAAAAAAATATTACCTATACCGATCTGGGAAACAAAAAATTTCAAGCCTCCGATGATTATCCAGGCTTTGCCAAAGCTGTGGCCAAAAAAATCCAAAAAGATAAAAATGCTACTGGCATTTTGCTCTGTGGCTCTGGACAAGGCATGTGTATGACTGCCAACAAATTCAAAAACATCCGAGCCGCTCTAGGCTGGTCATCTGCTGCGGCTCGTCGAGCTCGCCACGATGATGATGCCAACATTATTTGTCTGCCCGCTTGGAGACTAAACAATGAAAAATCTCTACAAGTAGTCAGAGCCTGGCTCGCTACAGACTTTGGTAATTTAACGCGCTACAAAAGACGAATTAAAAAAATAAATGTCTAA
- a CDS encoding ABC transporter ATP-binding protein/permease, with the protein MKLLFRYIKDYKKMLTGVLILAAINQIFSLLDPQIFRLLIDNYASKVDQLTKQEFFRGSGLLLLAFVGVALVSRIAKNFQDYYVNVITHRLGTKLYARSVEHSFYLPYSVFADQSSGEILQKMQKARDDLQRLITGLVNLLFVYLLGIIFVLIYAFFVHWIIGASIALIVPTLAITIFFISRRIKLVQNQVVKEQSALAGATTETLRNVELVKSLGLEDQEIKRLNDVNEHILSLELKRVKLVRTLSFIQGTLLNGLRALIMFIMLYLMFDHLISLGQFFTLLFYSFFLFSPLAELGNLAEQYQQAKSSSEALEKVLAMEPEKQIDNPIVVDNVESISFEDVVFTYQGSPKHALNSISLDIKAGQSVALVGPSGSGKSTIVKLLLKLYQPQFGKIKINKKIDIADTENKSFRQKIGLVSQDTQLFSGTIRENLLFVSPGATEDDCYRVMQMAAASSVLQRAESGLDTKIGEGGIKLSGGEKQRLAIARALLRNPSILIFDEATSSLDSLTELEITKTIKNIAKERPSLITVLVAHRLSTISHVKNIYVLEKGKVVEEGSHEELVKQGGLYSALWKQQSASID; encoded by the coding sequence ATGAAATTATTATTTAGATATATAAAAGATTACAAAAAAATGCTCACCGGAGTCTTGATTTTGGCCGCTATAAATCAGATTTTTTCTCTGTTGGATCCGCAGATTTTTCGACTATTGATAGATAATTATGCCTCCAAGGTAGACCAGCTGACCAAGCAGGAATTTTTTCGTGGCTCTGGTCTTTTACTTTTGGCCTTTGTCGGCGTGGCTTTGGTGTCTAGGATAGCCAAAAATTTTCAGGACTATTATGTCAATGTGATTACCCATCGTCTGGGCACCAAGCTTTATGCTAGGAGCGTGGAACATTCTTTTTATTTGCCTTATTCTGTCTTTGCCGATCAAAGTTCGGGTGAGATACTACAAAAAATGCAAAAAGCCAGAGATGATTTACAAAGATTGATTACGGGCTTGGTCAATTTACTCTTTGTTTATTTACTAGGTATTATTTTTGTACTTATTTATGCTTTTTTTGTTCATTGGATAATAGGAGCTAGCATTGCTCTTATTGTACCGACATTGGCTATTACTATATTTTTTATATCTCGCCGTATCAAGCTGGTCCAAAATCAAGTAGTCAAAGAGCAGTCTGCTTTGGCCGGAGCTACTACCGAGACTTTGAGAAATGTAGAGCTGGTCAAAAGCTTGGGTCTAGAAGACCAAGAGATAAAAAGACTCAATGATGTCAATGAACATATTCTTTCTTTGGAACTAAAAAGAGTCAAACTAGTCAGGACGCTGAGTTTTATCCAAGGTACTTTGCTCAATGGTCTACGAGCCTTGATCATGTTTATTATGTTATATTTGATGTTTGATCACCTTATCAGTTTGGGACAATTTTTTACATTGTTGTTTTATTCATTCTTTTTATTTAGTCCTTTGGCTGAGCTGGGCAACTTGGCTGAGCAATATCAGCAAGCCAAAAGCAGCAGCGAGGCTTTAGAAAAAGTCTTGGCTATGGAACCGGAAAAGCAGATAGACAATCCCATAGTAGTAGACAATGTGGAGTCTATCTCTTTTGAGGATGTGGTCTTTACCTATCAGGGTAGTCCCAAACACGCTCTCAATAGCATCAGTTTGGACATCAAGGCTGGGCAAAGCGTAGCTTTGGTCGGACCGTCTGGAAGCGGCAAAAGTACAATCGTCAAGCTGCTACTCAAATTGTATCAGCCACAATTTGGTAAAATAAAAATAAATAAAAAAATAGATATAGCGGATACAGAAAATAAAAGTTTTAGACAAAAAATTGGTCTGGTTTCTCAGGATACTCAGCTTTTTTCTGGTACCATTCGTGAAAACCTTTTATTTGTCAGTCCTGGTGCCACAGAAGATGATTGCTATAGGGTGATGCAGATGGCCGCAGCCAGCAGTGTTTTGCAAAGAGCAGAGAGCGGATTGGACACCAAGATAGGCGAGGGAGGTATCAAGCTTTCGGGTGGAGAAAAACAAAGGCTAGCTATTGCCAGAGCACTATTACGTAATCCAAGTATTTTGATATTTGACGAGGCGACCTCCAGTCTTGATTCATTGACAGAGTTGGAAATTACTAAGACTATAAAAAATATTGCCAAAGAGCGTCCTAGTCTTATCACAGTTTTAGTCGCTCATAGGTTGTCTACTATATCGCACGTCAAAAATATTTATGTTTTGGAAAAAGGCAAAGTAGTAGAAGAGGGTAGTCATGAAGAGCTAGTCAAACAAGGTGGACTTTATAGTGCTTTATGGAAACAGCAGTCAGCTAGCATAGATTAG
- a CDS encoding four helix bundle protein: protein MKYSEHQSYKIGFELSNIVWKIVKGWYRYYKKDKIVFFNYAKASFYESVDWINKAIQRGLIKKTEADRLRTLIIKFPKEINGLIKGTRINLKK from the coding sequence ATGAAGTATAGCGAACATCAAAGTTACAAAATTGGCTTTGAATTATCCAATATTGTTTGGAAAATAGTAAAAGGTTGGTATAGGTATTATAAGAAAGATAAAATAGTATTTTTCAATTATGCCAAAGCTTCTTTTTATGAATCAGTTGATTGGATAAATAAAGCCATACAAAGGGGTCTTATAAAAAAGACAGAGGCGGATAGATTAAGGACTTTGATAATAAAATTTCCTAAAGAGATAAACGGCTTAATAAAAGGCACAAGGATAAATTTGAAAAAATAA
- a CDS encoding B12-binding domain-containing radical SAM protein, translating to MMNPKMSVKIIPEGVIYNNEEESRLTVLLLVPFYSFFEKYETRRAGCPLGLELIAVELVAKGFNVIFIDACMAAYNQFTPQDDGSIRYGLTDQQLRKLLSQFNPDIVGITSLFSNQANNVARVAALTKEAYPKAIITEGGSNATGDIERVLEDPNVDMVIRKEGVVSFPELCYSLESNQSSRNFTPVLGVSYKDSIGKPVDNPGRGLLPDLDLLAPRRLEIPLHPMYDTPEHTGGSRHQKEGRLAYIMSSQGCPLKCDFCHIHIMAGNIRYYSLARFEQEVVLLKAAGVTELVVEDDMFFADMQRAMAICDILKKHSMSWFEEGGLSMFKFMKPGHNLTYKQVLNKLAESGCYRFYLAIESANPQSLIESHKPHINTRVEPAEEIVRYATNSGIEVVGGFMVGFQNESLQDMERTVEYAIKLKQVGLAYAMIFIVTAIPGTMAYNKFQSLFPDLDLRTSHERAAFPVGGLTPEELTKLRFQWMQEVNGDCMMVAKETKNWGL from the coding sequence ATGATGAATCCGAAAATGTCGGTAAAAATAATCCCCGAGGGTGTTATTTACAACAACGAAGAAGAAAGTCGTTTGACTGTACTTCTTCTAGTGCCATTCTATAGTTTCTTTGAAAAATATGAAACTCGTAGAGCTGGTTGCCCCCTAGGATTAGAGCTCATTGCTGTTGAATTGGTTGCCAAAGGTTTCAATGTAATTTTCATTGATGCCTGCATGGCTGCCTATAACCAATTCACCCCACAAGATGACGGCAGTATCCGCTATGGATTAACTGACCAGCAGCTAAGAAAACTGCTAAGTCAATTCAATCCTGACATTGTCGGCATTACTAGCTTGTTTAGCAACCAAGCAAACAATGTCGCCCGAGTCGCTGCCCTAACCAAAGAGGCCTACCCCAAAGCAATTATCACCGAAGGTGGCTCCAATGCCACTGGTGATATAGAAAGGGTATTAGAGGATCCAAACGTTGACATGGTAATTCGAAAAGAAGGAGTTGTGAGCTTTCCTGAGCTCTGCTACTCCCTGGAATCCAACCAATCATCACGTAACTTCACTCCCGTTCTCGGAGTAAGTTATAAAGATTCGATTGGTAAGCCAGTAGACAATCCTGGTCGTGGATTACTACCCGATCTGGACCTTCTGGCACCGCGCCGTTTGGAAATCCCACTTCACCCAATGTATGACACGCCCGAGCATACAGGTGGGAGTCGCCACCAGAAAGAAGGAAGACTTGCTTACATCATGTCTAGCCAAGGTTGTCCGCTGAAATGTGACTTCTGCCATATTCATATTATGGCGGGAAACATTCGCTACTACAGCCTAGCTAGATTTGAACAAGAAGTCGTGCTTCTAAAAGCAGCTGGTGTCACTGAGCTAGTTGTCGAAGACGACATGTTCTTTGCTGACATGCAGAGAGCAATGGCTATCTGTGACATCCTGAAAAAACACAGCATGAGCTGGTTTGAAGAGGGTGGCCTCTCAATGTTCAAGTTTATGAAGCCGGGACATAACCTGACTTATAAGCAAGTCTTAAACAAGCTTGCCGAGTCTGGTTGCTACCGCTTCTACTTAGCTATTGAGTCGGCAAATCCTCAATCCTTGATAGAAAGTCATAAGCCCCACATCAACACCAGAGTAGAACCAGCTGAAGAAATTGTCCGCTACGCTACCAATTCTGGTATTGAAGTAGTCGGTGGCTTCATGGTTGGCTTTCAAAACGAGTCTCTGCAAGACATGGAAAGGACGGTAGAATACGCCATAAAATTGAAGCAAGTTGGGTTGGCTTATGCGATGATTTTCATCGTTACAGCCATTCCTGGTACCATGGCCTACAACAAATTTCAGTCTTTGTTCCCTGATCTTGATCTCCGAACGAGCCACGAACGAGCGGCATTCCCTGTAGGTGGTTTGACTCCTGAGGAGCTAACCAAGCTTCGATTCCAATGGATGCAAGAAGTCAACGGCGACTGTATGATGGTCGCCAAAGAAACCAAAAACTGGGGGTTGTAA
- a CDS encoding glycosyltransferase — translation MKYMSYLDAADMAHLLALKQERQITISLALPVKNEETTVVRVIECAMSCQPLVDEIIVLDSGSTDNTLDMCSQLGFKAIQDEHTAKAISIPLARGKGWNLWSSVYYTTGDVVAWIDTDIENIHPRFILGIIAPFLMDPEVVFTKGYYKRPKGDARVTELLARPFLNMLFPETADFIQPLAGEYAGTRKFLEKATFYSGYSVEVAILLQAVLEYGSERITQVFLDERVHPLQDVPSLGKMAGNILHTLLHLAEHYQRLTLQVDVQQEVKVFNATIGGGQDITSEMLHVADTALPCVVGLPNYQAR, via the coding sequence ATGAAATATATGTCGTACTTAGACGCCGCTGACATGGCGCACCTCTTGGCTCTCAAACAAGAGCGCCAAATAACGATCAGCTTGGCTCTCCCCGTCAAAAATGAGGAGACAACAGTTGTTCGTGTCATCGAGTGTGCTATGTCATGTCAGCCATTGGTCGATGAGATCATCGTGCTCGACAGCGGATCAACCGACAACACCTTGGATATGTGTTCTCAGCTTGGCTTCAAAGCAATTCAAGATGAGCATACTGCCAAGGCCATATCTATCCCCTTAGCAAGAGGAAAAGGCTGGAATCTATGGAGTAGTGTGTACTATACCACTGGCGATGTCGTCGCCTGGATTGACACCGACATAGAGAACATCCACCCCCGTTTCATCTTGGGAATTATCGCTCCCTTCCTGATGGATCCTGAGGTAGTCTTTACCAAGGGATACTACAAGCGACCCAAAGGTGACGCTAGGGTAACCGAGCTTCTAGCTCGACCTTTCCTCAATATGCTATTTCCCGAAACCGCCGATTTCATACAGCCCCTGGCTGGAGAATATGCTGGGACTCGCAAGTTCCTCGAGAAAGCAACCTTCTATTCTGGTTACAGCGTAGAGGTCGCTATACTGCTCCAAGCAGTACTCGAATATGGATCAGAGCGAATCACCCAAGTATTTCTCGACGAGCGAGTTCATCCACTGCAGGATGTCCCTTCACTCGGCAAGATGGCAGGCAACATATTGCACACGCTTCTTCACCTTGCTGAACACTACCAACGACTGACACTCCAGGTAGACGTCCAGCAGGAAGTGAAGGTGTTCAATGCCACCATCGGCGGAGGTCAAGACATCACTTCGGAAATGCTTCACGTCGCAGACACCGCTTTGCCTTGCGTAGTTGGTCTCCCCAACTACCAGGCAAGATAA
- a CDS encoding DegT/DnrJ/EryC1/StrS family aminotransferase, producing MFEEPSLAINGGQAVYPAGLKRGRVFGEEERQAVWEVMGRGVVSRAGMGEMVQQFEQAFAAYHDLPYAIATTSGTTALHTAVDALQIGHGDEVIVPDLTFVSTASVVLQTGAKVVFCDIDPHTFNLSVRDLRSKITNRTKAVIVVHLYGMPADMDQIVSLVKERGIRLIEDCAQAHGATISGQIVGTFGDIACYSFYQTKNMSCGEGGMVVTRNEELARRCRSLTRHGLTSDNLAVYDYDKLGYNYAMTELQAAIGLVQLRKLPDLNRSRCYNAALYRDGLNELHLQFQDDADGHVNHCLTAVLMTKLSAHREWFLKAVRAEGAMVNCLYPVALSRTAVFAGSNQPVVSHRVTTSLFNLYTNPDVTSHFVDVCCTAVRKVCSAMIGGES from the coding sequence ATGTTCGAAGAACCTTCACTGGCAATAAACGGTGGTCAAGCCGTTTATCCAGCAGGTCTCAAACGAGGTCGGGTCTTCGGCGAAGAAGAGCGGCAAGCTGTCTGGGAGGTAATGGGAAGAGGTGTAGTTTCAAGAGCAGGCATGGGCGAAATGGTACAACAGTTTGAACAAGCGTTCGCTGCGTACCACGACTTGCCCTATGCGATTGCAACTACGTCTGGCACCACTGCCCTTCATACGGCTGTCGATGCTTTGCAGATAGGCCATGGAGACGAAGTAATTGTCCCTGACTTGACCTTCGTTTCCACCGCTTCGGTAGTTCTACAAACCGGGGCGAAAGTCGTGTTTTGCGACATTGACCCCCACACCTTCAACCTGTCAGTCCGTGATCTGCGTTCCAAAATAACCAATCGCACCAAGGCGGTGATCGTGGTCCATCTATACGGCATGCCTGCCGATATGGATCAAATCGTGTCCCTGGTGAAAGAACGTGGAATCCGTCTGATAGAAGACTGCGCCCAAGCTCATGGAGCTACTATTAGTGGGCAAATAGTAGGTACCTTCGGAGACATTGCCTGCTATAGTTTCTACCAAACGAAGAACATGAGCTGCGGAGAGGGTGGAATGGTTGTCACTAGAAATGAAGAGTTGGCTCGGCGGTGTAGATCGCTGACCCGACACGGATTGACCAGTGATAACCTGGCCGTATACGACTACGATAAACTCGGCTACAACTACGCAATGACAGAGTTACAGGCGGCTATTGGGCTTGTCCAACTGCGTAAGCTGCCGGACCTCAATCGCTCGCGCTGTTATAACGCTGCGCTCTATCGTGACGGTCTGAACGAACTTCACCTACAGTTCCAAGATGATGCAGATGGTCACGTCAATCACTGCCTGACTGCAGTCCTTATGACCAAACTATCAGCACATCGAGAATGGTTTCTTAAGGCTGTAAGGGCTGAAGGAGCCATGGTCAATTGTCTTTACCCAGTAGCACTTTCTAGAACTGCGGTATTTGCTGGTTCCAACCAGCCTGTAGTTTCACACCGGGTGACAACATCGCTGTTTAACCTATACACCAACCCCGACGTGACCAGTCATTTCGTTGACGTCTGCTGCACTGCTGTCCGCAAGGTCTGTAGTGCTATGATAGGAGGTGAATCATGA
- a CDS encoding phosphopentomutase has translation MMDSVGIGAQPDAADYKSVGANTFHHAAESLPDFRVPNLERLGFGNIVGVNNVPTVDYPLAHYGRMTEITSGNDTFAGVWEMAGVTFAERFASFYPRMSADLVRQMQQAIGTLTLCNAYVSGFKVFDECADQHFATGQPIVYTCDDGVVLVAAHESVVPPARLHDVAWKMSRFFIGKNVTRIIARAFIGEKGDFVRTENRADIVVPLDKNREHLFRRIREVGMPFTVTEHLASVIGDEFVTETIPGVMDSAGVMDAVLRHLGTGGDGAAMFVVPDFDMSGHARKPRQYARDLMYFDQRLGEVLPMIGRDDLLLIVADHGCDPVIAIRGHTREYVPLLALNGGDRPGSNLGTRASFADLGQTVCHLIGANPIPLGESFADNIKE, from the coding sequence GTGATGGATAGCGTCGGCATCGGCGCTCAGCCTGACGCAGCAGACTACAAGAGCGTTGGCGCTAACACATTCCATCACGCAGCTGAATCGCTCCCGGACTTCCGAGTTCCCAACTTGGAGAGGCTAGGCTTTGGTAATATCGTCGGCGTCAATAATGTACCGACGGTTGATTATCCCCTGGCTCACTACGGACGCATGACCGAGATAACCTCAGGAAACGACACCTTTGCTGGTGTCTGGGAAATGGCAGGCGTTACCTTCGCAGAACGATTCGCGTCGTTCTACCCTAGGATGTCAGCTGACCTGGTGCGGCAAATGCAACAGGCCATAGGCACCCTAACACTGTGTAATGCCTACGTTTCCGGTTTCAAGGTGTTTGACGAATGCGCTGACCAACATTTCGCAACAGGCCAGCCAATCGTCTACACCTGCGATGACGGTGTAGTCTTGGTGGCGGCTCACGAAAGTGTTGTTCCGCCCGCCAGGCTACATGACGTTGCCTGGAAGATGTCTCGTTTCTTCATCGGGAAAAATGTCACGAGAATCATCGCTCGAGCCTTCATCGGTGAAAAAGGCGACTTTGTCCGCACCGAGAACCGAGCTGATATTGTCGTGCCACTTGATAAGAACCGTGAACACCTCTTCCGCCGAATACGAGAAGTCGGAATGCCTTTCACGGTTACCGAACACCTCGCTTCAGTGATAGGCGATGAGTTCGTCACCGAGACAATTCCCGGTGTCATGGACTCGGCTGGTGTCATGGACGCTGTCCTTAGACACTTAGGAACCGGTGGTGATGGCGCGGCCATGTTCGTTGTGCCGGACTTCGATATGTCCGGCCACGCGCGTAAGCCACGTCAATATGCCCGTGATCTTATGTACTTCGACCAAAGACTTGGCGAAGTTCTGCCGATGATCGGTCGTGACGATCTTCTGCTGATTGTAGCCGACCATGGCTGCGATCCAGTCATAGCGATCCGGGGACATACGCGAGAGTACGTACCTCTTCTGGCACTGAACGGTGGCGATCGACCAGGCTCAAACTTGGGAACCCGAGCGAGCTTCGCCGATCTAGGACAGACCGTCTGTCACCTAATAGGAGCCAATCCTATTCCTCTTGGCGAAAGTTTCGCCGACAACATCAAGGAGTGA